The following are encoded in a window of uncultured Sphaerochaeta sp. genomic DNA:
- a CDS encoding AEC family transporter, which yields MIEQLLPVVPLLLLFLLGYALQRTNFFSTESLSHVKRIVSDLALPALLFQAFSSIELESRYLILVILIFIVCLIMVVLGHYIGKLLKIHSPYFALMMTGFEMGMFGYAVFVSFQGEAHLGKIALVDLGQVVFVFTILMALMIKHRDGAAKGSELLKKIITSPVILAIVAGLASSFIAPHVQSSPIWDTLAEMIDLLAQLTVPLIAITIGYGIHIKKELIGKSLKTILARRVLLTLFALLLNALVVDSWLGMDRMYQVALMTMFLTPPPFVISIYMRGDEKGESDYVDNTLSLDTLVSIVAVVIASALYA from the coding sequence ATGATTGAACAACTTCTTCCTGTCGTACCGCTATTACTGCTTTTCTTGCTGGGCTATGCGTTGCAGAGAACCAATTTTTTCTCAACCGAATCACTTTCCCATGTTAAGAGGATTGTCTCTGATCTTGCCTTGCCGGCATTGTTGTTTCAGGCTTTCTCTTCGATAGAACTGGAAAGCCGTTATCTTATTCTGGTAATCCTCATTTTTATCGTCTGTCTGATCATGGTTGTTCTAGGGCACTATATAGGAAAGCTTCTGAAGATACACAGTCCCTACTTTGCATTGATGATGACCGGCTTTGAGATGGGAATGTTTGGATATGCAGTATTTGTCTCCTTCCAAGGGGAAGCACACCTGGGAAAGATAGCTCTGGTAGATCTTGGACAGGTTGTATTTGTCTTTACCATCTTGATGGCCCTGATGATCAAGCATCGCGATGGTGCCGCAAAAGGCAGTGAATTGTTGAAAAAGATCATCACCAGCCCAGTAATCCTTGCCATTGTTGCAGGGCTTGCAAGCAGCTTCATTGCTCCCCACGTCCAAAGCTCCCCCATCTGGGATACGCTGGCTGAAATGATTGACCTGCTTGCCCAATTGACGGTTCCCCTTATTGCAATCACCATCGGATACGGAATCCATATCAAGAAAGAACTGATAGGAAAGTCCTTGAAGACCATACTGGCAAGAAGGGTATTGCTCACCCTGTTTGCCCTCCTCCTTAATGCATTGGTGGTAGACTCCTGGCTGGGAATGGATAGGATGTATCAGGTTGCGCTCATGACGATGTTCCTCACCCCTCCACCGTTTGTAATATCAATATATATGCGCGGTGATGAGAAAGGTGAATCGGATTACGTCGACAACACGCTCTCTTTGGATACGCTTGTCTCTATTGTTGCAGTGGTAATCGCATCAGCGTTGTACGCTTGA
- a CDS encoding cation:proton antiporter has protein sequence MALSLAELMILCLLVEYLLQRIHVPPLIGMLAVGAVLGPQILGLLDPDLIRIGSDLRMIALIVILLRAGLELSRESLHKVGLQAILLAFLPAVFEAALIIALAPGLLSISRGESVLLACVLAAVSPAVVVPMMVQFIKEGRGTKKAIPTLVLAGASLDDVTVIVAYSIVLSLYLGDAVNVSWMIASIPLSLVFAVIVGYLIARFLIKVFERYNPRATKRAMTLLAIAIALVHIGDLLEASHIPFAALLAVMAIGFIILEKRESMAHELSSKLGKIWVFAQIVLFAMVGAQVDLNAAKEAGFAAILLILIALVSRSMGTYLCTLGSGFSLKEKLFVVISYLPKATVQAAIGSAPLAAMAERGMDTRPGQIILAVAVMSIIVTAPLGAFAISWGGRHLLSVDESEGSSSSALEASEAEYDLLKD, from the coding sequence ATGGCACTCAGTCTTGCGGAGTTGATGATTCTCTGTCTTCTTGTTGAATATCTATTACAGCGTATCCATGTTCCCCCACTTATTGGGATGTTGGCAGTAGGGGCAGTCCTTGGTCCACAGATATTGGGATTGCTCGACCCTGACCTGATACGAATCGGCTCAGATCTGCGTATGATTGCACTCATCGTAATACTTTTGCGTGCAGGGTTGGAACTTTCCCGAGAGAGCCTCCATAAGGTAGGGCTCCAGGCCATACTGCTTGCATTTCTTCCCGCAGTCTTTGAAGCCGCTCTCATCATAGCATTGGCCCCTGGGCTGCTCTCTATAAGCAGGGGAGAGAGTGTACTGCTTGCATGTGTGCTTGCGGCAGTCTCCCCGGCGGTGGTTGTTCCGATGATGGTTCAGTTCATCAAGGAAGGCAGGGGAACCAAGAAGGCCATCCCCACCCTGGTGTTGGCCGGTGCAAGCCTGGATGATGTAACGGTTATCGTTGCATACAGTATTGTCCTCTCACTGTATCTAGGGGATGCTGTGAATGTTTCATGGATGATTGCATCCATTCCCCTCTCGCTGGTTTTTGCAGTCATTGTTGGGTATTTGATTGCTCGATTCCTGATCAAGGTATTCGAACGGTACAATCCACGAGCAACCAAACGTGCAATGACCCTCTTGGCGATCGCAATTGCTCTGGTACACATTGGGGACCTGCTTGAAGCCAGTCATATACCTTTTGCAGCACTCCTTGCGGTCATGGCCATTGGGTTCATTATCTTGGAAAAGAGGGAATCGATGGCTCACGAGCTCTCCAGCAAACTGGGGAAAATCTGGGTCTTTGCGCAGATAGTGCTCTTTGCCATGGTAGGTGCGCAAGTAGATCTGAATGCAGCAAAAGAAGCCGGATTTGCTGCAATTCTTCTTATTCTCATCGCACTGGTGAGTCGATCGATGGGTACCTATCTCTGTACACTTGGTTCTGGATTCTCTCTGAAAGAGAAGTTGTTTGTGGTTATTTCCTATCTTCCCAAGGCAACAGTGCAAGCCGCAATTGGTTCCGCTCCCCTTGCAGCAATGGCTGAGCGTGGTATGGATACCCGCCCTGGTCAGATCATTCTGGCCGTTGCCGTGATGAGTATTATAGTAACTGCTCCACTGGGTGCGTTTGCGATTAGCTGGGGTGGCAGGCATCTTCTCTCTGTGGATGAGAGTGAGGGGTCGAGTTCTTCTGCGCTTGAAGCAAGTGAAGCTGAGTACGATCTGCTTAAAGATTAA